The stretch of DNA AACTTCCTCCGCAACGCTTCGAGTCTCTTCGATTTGAAGGAGCTCCTCGTCTCCTCGAGGACCCCTATCGTCTCCTGAAGGACCGCCTGCAGCCTGGAAAGCCTCTCGCAGTCGACCAGGGGGCAATATGCCTTGGGTCCCGAGGCATCCCTTCCACCCGCGAGGACCTGCTTGAAGACGCGGCGCTGGTGATCTACCCGCTGGTGCATCTCCTTGGCGATCCGATCGACGTATTCCTCGATCCCCATGGCCTCCAACGGCTCTTCTCCTTTGGCACACATATGAGCAGGCGTTTCATTCATATGGAAAAAAAATATCACCCCACGGAGACGTGCTTGATGCATTCCTCCAGGAGGTTTCGGATGTGGTCGTCGTCCAGCGAATAATATGCGATCTTCCCTTCCTTGCGGTACTTCACGAGGCGCTGCCCGCGAAGGAGTCTCAGCTGGTGCGAGATCGCCGAACCGGTCAGGCCCAGGAGACGCGCCAGGTCGAAAACGCAGAGCTCCTGCCCCCCGAGCGCGGAGATGATCCGGACGCGTGTGGGGTCGCTCAGGGCGCTGAAGGTCTCCGCAAGCGCCCTCACCATCCGGTCGCTCGGCATGGCGGTCCGGGCGGCGCGCGCGCTCACCCCGTCGATGAACGAAATTCTTTCCGCTACCCCGCCGCCGTGATTTCCTGCCGGTGCAT from Deltaproteobacteria bacterium RBG_16_64_85 encodes:
- a CDS encoding transcriptional regulator, which produces MPSDRMVRALAETFSALSDPTRVRIISALGGQELCVFDLARLLGLTGSAISHQLRLLRGQRLVKYRKEGKIAYYSLDDDHIRNLLEECIKHVSVG